CCGTAGCTCATCAGGCGATCGTAGCGACGCTTGAGCAGGGTATCGTTGTCGAGCTTGCCCAGCATGTCGAGCTGCTCGAGCAGGTCGGCACGGATGCTGGCGGACATCTTGGCCGGATCGCGGTGGGCGCCGCCCAGTGGCTCGCCGATCACCTTGTCGACGATGTTCAGGCTCTTCAAGCGCTCAGCGGTGATGCCCATTGCTTCGGCAGCGTCCGGCGCCTTGTCGGAGGTCTTCCACAGGATCGAGGCGCAACCTTCCGGCGAGATCACCGAGTAGGTGGAGTATTGCAGCATGTTCAGCTGGTCGCACACGCCGATAGCCAGTGCGCCGCCCGAACCACCTTCACCGATCACGGTGGCGATGATCGGGGTTTTCAGGCGCGCCATGACGCGCAGGTTCCAGGCGATGGCCTCGCTCTGGTTACGCTCTTCCGCGTCGATACCCGGATAGGCACCCGGGGTGTCGATGAAGGTCAGGATCGGCATCTTGAAGCGCTCGGCCATCTCCATCAGGCGGCAGGCCTTGCGGTAGCCTTCAGGACGCGGCATGCCGAAGTTGCGGCGGACCTTCTCACGCACTTCGCGGCCCTTCTGGTGACCGATGACCATCACCGGCTTGCCGTCCAGGCGCGCGGTACCGCCAACGATCGCGGCGTCGTCGGAGAAGTGACGGTCGCCGTGCAGCTCTTCGAACTCGGTGAAGATGTGGTCGATGTAGTCCAGGGTGTACGGACGACGCGGGTGGCGTGCCAGGCGGGCAATCTGCCAGCTGGTCAGGTTGCCGAAGATGCTTTCGGTCAGGGTGCTGCTCTTGTCTTGCAGACGGGCAATTTCATCGCTGATGTTCAGCGAGTTGTCGTTACCGACCAGGCGCAGCTCTTCGATCTTGGCTTGCAGGTCGGCAATCGGCTGTTCGAAATCGAGAAAATTCGGGTTCATAGGCATCCGTCTTGGGTCTACGGCCAGGCGGCCGGCCGGTTGATCCGTTTGGCGCCATACCTTACGGGATCTGGCGCATTCAGGTCGAGATTAAAATTCGTCGTTTCAACGGTATTGCAGGAAGACGTTCTCACGTCCGAACTGGTCACGCAGCGCCTGAATCAGGCCATCGGCGGGGTCGATCGACCACTCGTCGCCGAACTGCAGCATGGCCTTGGCATCGCTGCCGGTGTACTCGAGCGTGATCGGGCAACCGCCGCGATGACGGGTGATCAGCTCGCCCAGCCAGGCCAGGCGATCGCCCTTGAGCGCTTCGTGGGCGATCTTCAGGCGCAGGCTTTCGGCCAGTTTGGTGCGGGCATCCTCCATGGTCATCACCTGCTTGACGCGCAGGCGCAGGCCGCCGGAGAAGTCGTCGTTGCTGACCTCGCCTTCGACCACCACCATGGCGTCAGTCTGCAGCAGCGCCTGAGCCGCCATGAACGCATCGGCGAACAACGAAGCCTCGATGCGACCGGAGCGGTCGT
The Pseudomonas putida genome window above contains:
- the accA gene encoding acetyl-CoA carboxylase carboxyl transferase subunit alpha; translated protein: MNPNFLDFEQPIADLQAKIEELRLVGNDNSLNISDEIARLQDKSSTLTESIFGNLTSWQIARLARHPRRPYTLDYIDHIFTEFEELHGDRHFSDDAAIVGGTARLDGKPVMVIGHQKGREVREKVRRNFGMPRPEGYRKACRLMEMAERFKMPILTFIDTPGAYPGIDAEERNQSEAIAWNLRVMARLKTPIIATVIGEGGSGGALAIGVCDQLNMLQYSTYSVISPEGCASILWKTSDKAPDAAEAMGITAERLKSLNIVDKVIGEPLGGAHRDPAKMSASIRADLLEQLDMLGKLDNDTLLKRRYDRLMSYGL